In Zingiber officinale cultivar Zhangliang chromosome 8B, Zo_v1.1, whole genome shotgun sequence, a single genomic region encodes these proteins:
- the LOC122015533 gene encoding heavy metal-associated isoprenylated plant protein 39-like gives MEPISLLPLCASPTSLPTFPSSLSLSKIMAQQKVVLKVLAMVDNKTKQKAIEAVAEIYGIDFIEADLKEQKMTIIGEMDTIAIAKKLKKMGRIDIVSVGPAKEEKKEEKKEEKKEEKKEEKKEEKKENKEEKKEEPKGEKK, from the exons ATGGAACCCATCTCCCTTTTACCTCTCTGTGCTTCTCCCACCTCTCTGCCCACCttcccttcctctctctctctctcaaagaTCATGGCACAG CAAAAAGTAGTCCTCAAAGTCCTGGCCATGGTCGATAACAAAACGAAGCAGAAAGCCATTGAAGCTGTTGCAGAGATCTATG GAATTGACTTCATAGAAGCTGATCTCAAGGAGCAGAAGATGACCATCATAGGCGAGATGGACACGATCGCGATTGCgaagaagttgaagaagatgggGAGGATTGACATAGTATCAGTGGGACCTGctaaggaagaaaagaaggaagaaaagaaagaagagaaaaaggaagagaagaaagaagagaagaaggaagagaagaaggagaacaaggaggagaagaaagaagagCCAAAAGGAGAGAAAAAATAA